In a genomic window of Vigna angularis cultivar LongXiaoDou No.4 chromosome 6, ASM1680809v1, whole genome shotgun sequence:
- the LOC108343418 gene encoding uncharacterized protein LOC108343418: MEENTEKVKGEALQIIEAFEVLPKLVVFDLDYTLWPFYCECRSKREMPSVYPHAKGILLALKEKGIDVAIASRSPTADIATAFLNKLGLSSLFVAQEIYSSWTHKTDHFQRIHSRTALPFNSMLFFDDENRNIQSVSKMGVTSILVGDGVNLGSLREGLIQFSRNWNASQKNKQKWLSKYSNKPDTSNPAA, translated from the exons ATGGAGGAGAACACGGAGAAGGTGAAGGGTGAGGCGCTGCAGATAATCGAAGCCTTTGAGGTTCTGCCAAAGCTCGTGGTTTTCGATCTCGATTACACTCTCTGGCCTTTCTACTG TGAGTGTCGATCGAAGCGTGAAATGCCCTCTGTCTATCCTCACGCCAAAGGCATATTGTTAGCGCTCAAAGAGAAAGGCATCGACGTTGCAATCGCCTCTCGCTCACCAACCGCTGACATAGCAACAGCTTTCCTCAACAAATTGGGCCTCTCCTCACTCTTCGTCGCACAG GAAATATATTCCAGTTGGACACATAAAACAGATCATTTTCAGAGGATTCATTCGAGGACCGCTCTCCCCTTCAACTCCATGCTCTTTTTCGATGATGAGAATAGGAACATCCAATCG GTCTCTAAAATGGGAGTGACTAGCATTTTGGTTGGAGATGGGGTAAATCTTGGGTCGTTAAGGGAAGGTCTTATTCAATTCTCTCGAAACTGGAACGCTTCACAGAAGAACAAGCAGAAATGGCTTTCCAAGTACTCTAACAAGCCAGATACTTCCAACCCTGCTGCATGA
- the LOC108342437 gene encoding uncharacterized protein LOC108342437, translating into MRREGEGERENVPQLTASSSRRRLRKRFRPDPFLSLCRCFSFLVILSSIFCIAVNVLSAIRSFKNQSDIFDGIFRCYAVFIACFGVLAETEWSFIVKFWKVIEYWVARGMLHIFVAVMTRAFPDYSGEKKELIVLQSIACYMLLACGVIYVVSGILCIGFLKRVRQKQEISREQAEKDLEELERRREELEQLLITQ; encoded by the exons ATGCGTAGAGAAGGTGAAGGTGAGAGAGAGAACGTGCCTCAACTAACTGCAAGTTCGAGCAGGAGAAGGCTGAGAAAGAGATTCAGACCAGACCCTTTCTTGTCACTCTGCAGATGCTTCAGCTTCCTTGTCATTCTCTCTTCCATTTTCTGCATCGCCGTTAATGTGCTCTCTGCAATTCGTTCATTCAAGAACCAATCTGAT ATATTCGATGGCATATTTCGGTGTTACGCCGTTTTCATAGCGTGCTTCGGGGTTCTGGCTGAGACGGAATGGAGCTTCATCGTCAAGTTCTGGAAg GTTATAGAGTATTGGGTTGCCAGGGGTATGCTGCACATTTT TGTTGCAGTCATGACTAGGGCCTTCCCTGACTATAGTGGGGAGAAAAAAGAGCTAATAGTTCTTCAGAGCATAGCGTGCTATATGCTTCTTGCTTGTGGCGTAATTTACGTCGTGTCG GGAATTCTTTGCATTGGTTTTCTGAAACGTGTACGGCAGAAGCAAGAGATATCCAGAGAGCAAGCAGAAAAGGATCTTGAG GAGTTGGAACGCCGTAGAGAAGAACTTGAGCAACTGCTTATTACACAATAG
- the LOC108343232 gene encoding KH domain-containing protein HEN4-like has product MGSTFHSPPAKRSAPDPNPFPPNGPSKRSRSSRPPPPPLSVPPGHASFRLLCNASRIGGVIGKSGSIIKKLQQSTGAKIRIEDASPESPDRIILVIADAAVSGKVLLRNDEAVEVSKAQEALLLVFDRILDVAAETEGVDVGDMMMSCRLVADAAQAGSVIGKGGRVVERIKKNTGCKIRVLTDDLPLCASSSDEIIEIEGRVSSVKKALVAVSQRLQDCPPVDRTKIKGSNPYEMVQYEATDALPRETLTAVPHETIDRLPLRSPALSTLSSYSNSYGTRFHSLPAEVNRVSSLEPKALQQEITFRILCSNDRVGGVIGKGGNIVRALQSETGATISIGPSVDGCEDRIITITASENPESRYSPAQKATVLVYSRSIESGFENGLDSGLSNRSIVTARLVVPSSQVGCLLGKGGVIISEMRKATGASIRIIGTDQVPKCASDNDQVVQISGDFSSVQDALYNATGRLRDNLFASTQNSAGTRTLSSLRVDNSPYGRLQDVVPLGSQLPAAPSHSLSRHTFSHGIDHLALSRSLDRPSSPGFWSRNLDRPSSPGLWSRNLDRPSSPGLWARNLDRPSSPGLWTPPTMTGINSRGVNDFNWGLTSRRGGLELVSGSKPAIVTNTTVEIVVPDETIDSVYGENGSNLARLRQISGAKVVVHEPRPGTRDRIIIISGSPDETKAAQSLLRAFILSGSS; this is encoded by the exons ATGGGAAGCACCTTTCATTCTCCGCCAGCAAAGCGTTCCGCACCCGACCCGAACCCGTTTCCTCCAAATGGGCCCTCCAAGCGCTCCAGGTCGTCCAGGCCTCCGCCGCCTCCGCTTTCCGTGCCGCCCGGGCACGCTTCTTTCCGCCTTCTCTGCAACGCCTCCCGAATCGGTGGCGTTATCGGCAAGTCCGGTTCCATCATAAAAAAACTCCAGCAATCGACCGGCGCCAAGATCCGAATCGAGGACGCGTCGCCGGAGTCGCCGGACCGTATCATCCTGGTCATTGCTGACGCTGCCGTCAGCGGCAAGGTTCTGCTGAGAAATGATGAGGCCGTTGAGGTTTCGAAGGCGCAGGAAGCGCTGTTGTTGGTGTTCGATAGGATCCTCGATGTGGCAGCGGAAACGGAGGGTGTCGACGTCGGCGACATGATGATGTCTTGCCGGCTTGTGGCTGACGCGGCGCAAGCCGGCTCCGTCATCGGCAAGGGTGGGAGAGTGGTGGAGAGGATTAAGAAGAACACTGGatgtaaaattagggttttaactGATGATTTGCCGCTTTGTGCCTCCTCTTCGGATGAAATCATTGAG ATAGAAGGCAGAGTGTCATCGGTAAAGAAGGCACTTGTTGCGGTCTCCCAACGTCTTCAAGATTGTCCTCCTGTTGATAGAACAAAGATAAAGGGAAGCAATCCTTATGAAATGGTTCAGTATGAAGCCACAGATGCACTTCCTCGTGAGACTTTAACTGCAGTACCACATGAGACTATAGATCGTCTTCCCCTGAGGAGCCCTGCGCTGTCTACTTTGTCCAGTTACTCTAACAGCTATGGCACCAGATTTCACTCATTGCCAGCGGAAGTTAACAGAGTTTCCTCCCTGGAACCAAAGGCACTTCAGCAGGAAATCACCTTTAGAATACTTTGTTCAAATGATAGAGTTGGAGGAGTTATTGGAAAGGGAGGCAATATTGTTAGAGCTCTTCAGAGTGAGACTGGGGCTACAATAAGTATTGGTCCTTCAGTAGATGGGTGTGAGGATCGAATAATTACGATTACTGCTTCTGAG AATCCTGAGTCAAGATATTCCCCAGCACAAAAGGCTACTGTGCTTGTTTACTCCAGGTCCATTGAATCTGGTTTTGAGAATGGGCTAGACTCTGGATTAAGTAACAGGTCAATTGTTACTGCTCGTCTTGTAGTCCCGTCAAGCCAAGTTGGTTGTTTGTTAGGAAAAGGTGGAGTAATAATATCAGAAATGCGGAAGGCTACTGGTGCTAGCATAAGAATAATTGGGACTGATCAGGTGCCAAAATGTGCATCAGATAATGATCAAGTTGTACAG ATATCAGGCGACTTTTCAAGTGTGCAAGATGCTTTATATAATGCAACCGGTAGACTGCGAGATAATCTTTTTGCCAGCACTCAGAATAGTGCTGGAACAAGGACCCTTTCTTCTCTACGTGTTGATAACAGCCCCTATGGGAGACTGCAGGATGTTGTTCCACTTGGAAGCCAACTACCCGCAGCCCCTTCCCATAGTCTTAGTAGACATACTTTTTCTCATGGCATTGATCATCTTGCTCTTTCTAGAAGTTTAGATCGTCCTTCTTCCCCAGGCTTTTGGTCTAGAAATTTAGACCGTCCTTCTTCACCAGGGCTGTGGTCTAGAAATTTAGACCGACCTTCTTCACCAGGGCTGTGGGCTAGAAATTTAGATCGTCCTTCTTCACCAGGGTTATGGACGCCACCG ACAATGACTGGGATAAATTCAAGAGGAGTTAATGATTTTAATTGGGGATTGACATCTCGTAGAGGAGGCTTAGAACTTGTCAG TGGAAGTAAACCTGCCATTGTGACTAATACGACAGTAGAAATTGTGGTTCCTGATGAGACTATTGATTCTGTATACGGAGAAAATGGTAGCAATTTGGCTCGTCTGAGACAG ATATCGGGAGCGAAGGTGGTTGTCCATGAACCTCGTCCTGGAACAAGAGACAGGATTATTATCATATCTGGTTCACCTGATGAAACCAAAGCAGCACAGAGCCTTCTCCGAGCATTTATTCTTAGTGGCTCATCATGA
- the LOC108341712 gene encoding protein EXECUTER 1, chloroplastic codes for MASITSSSSPTTTHFNFPNTKLCSSFPSSLSTRLLPLPSISYAVSNSLNKFNSYTNSLRCSASMEDAEWDWEQWRHHFHEIDEQESLLHTLKSRFGDAVKFEDYDDAAALKVAIAAVATNDTVGTVISNLNRAIEEERYSDAAFLRDEAGIGLVGWWAGISEDTNGPHGLIIRITPEHGRYVARSYSPGQLATSAVGVPLFEFFLIKNKNGEFKSQAVYLKQRGGSDSPPTKSTKALDAAERTSSVESPEDKSELFVGSPEDPEVVDDRNDSSDPTDGMPGFQNILKDTIPGVKKVLKFTTPDKVDKDIISEVIEQITEEEGDEDEDEVHSNKDNETETPELKDVESETHDENELSSSLEAFEHDEQNKFAVKPAIGGLVQKLSSSFPTRELLRVPAKLKTSGPDSFSFTIKELVHEQVGHGKGKCSPDKSTKIQGQDRGDSIMYNLSKFIGKGKIPPKVLKDVEDLVRLNLSRPQNRELLFGSTMFSRIEIPTSLDPLNGLYISAHGLYSSEVIQLRYRYGHWQEDGENKESSNLEFYQYVEALKLTGDPYVPAGQVAFRAKVGKRHRLPLSKIIPKEFGLIARYEGQGRLAEPKFQNPRWVDGELVILDGKFLKTGPVVGFVYWVPEQPFLALFSRLKLQG; via the exons ATGGCTTCCATAACATCATCATCGTCTCCAACAACAACGCATTTCAACTTTCCAAACACCAAattgtgttcctcttttcccTCCTCATTATCTACACGCTTGCTTCCACTTCCTTCAATATCCTACGCGGTCTCCAATTCCCTCAACAAATTCAATTCCTACACCAATTCTCTGCGCTGTTCTGCCTCCATGGAAGACGCCGAATGGGATTGGGAACAATGGCGTCACCATTTCCACGAGATTGATGAACAGGAAAGTCTCCTGCACACTCTCAAG TCTCGCTTCGGTGATGCTGTGAAATTTGAGGATTACGATGATGCGGCTGCGCTTAAGGTGGCCATTGCAGCTGTAGCTACCAATGACACTGTTGGAACGGTCATATCTAATCTAAAT AGGGCCATAGAGGAAGAGCGGTACAGTGATGCAGCTTTCTTAAGAGATGAAGCTGGCATCGGACTT gtgggttggtgggctgGAATCTCGGAAGACACTAATGGTCCACACGGTCTAATTATTCGCATAACTCCAGAGCATGGAAGATACGTGGCAAGGAGTTATAGTCCTGg GCAACTTGCTACTTCTGCTGTTGGTGTTCCtctatttgaattttttcttataaagaaTAAGAATGGTGAATTTAAGTCACAG GCTGTGTATTTAAAGCAGAGAGGAGGTTCCGATAGTCCCCCAACAAAATCCACTAAAGCTTTGGATGCTGCTGAGAGAACGAGTTCTGTGGAGTCACCAGAAGATAAAAGTGAGCTATTTGTTGGGAGTCCTGAAGATCCGGAGGTTGTTGATGATAGGAATGATAGCTCTGATCCAACTGATGGAATGCCTGGATTTCAGAATATCCTGAAGGATACGATCCCTGGTGTAAAGAAGGTTTTGAAGTTTACAACTCCAGACAAAGTAGACAAGGATATAATATCTGAGGTGATTGAGCAGATAACTgaggaagaaggggatgaagatgaagatgaagtacATTCTAACAAGGACAATGAAACAGAAACTCCAGAACTGAAAGATGTTGAGTCTGAAACTCATGATGAGAATGAATTAAGTTCTAGTCTGGAAGCTTTTGAACATgatgaacaaaataaatttgCAGTCAAGCCTGCCATTGGTGGTCTTGTCCAGAAACTTTCCAGCAGTTTTCCTACAAGAGAATTGCTTCGAGTTCCTGCAAAGCTGAAGACATCCGGACCAGATTCATTTTCGTTTACCATAAAAGAATTAGTCCATGAACAGGTTGGTCATGGCAAAGGGAAATGTTCACCAGATAAATCAACAAAAATTCAAGGCCAAGATAGAGGTGATAGTATTATGTATAATCTTTCTAAGTTCATTGGAAAGGGGAAAATACCCCCAAAG GTTCTCAAAGATGTGGAAGACTTAGTAAGACTTAATCTTAGCCGGCCTCAAAACCGTGAACTATTGTTTGGTTCAACTATGTTCAGTCGCATTGAAATACCAACTTCTTTAGATCCTTTGAATG GTCTATACATTAGTGCACATGGGCTTTACTCATCTGAAGTAATTCAACTGAGATATAGATATGGCCATTGGCAAGAAGATGGTGAGAATAAAGAGTCTTCCAATCTTGAATTTTATCAGTATGTGGAAGCCTTGAAACTGACTGGGGATCCTTATGTACCAGCAGGCCAG GTAGCATTTCGAGCAAAAGTTGGAAAGAGGCATCGACTTCCTCTCAGTAAAATAATTCCCAAAGAGTTTGGATTG ATTGCACGCTATGAAGGTCAGGGGAGGCTTGCGGAgccaaaatttcaaaatcctaGATGGGTTGACGGTGAACTTGTGATACTAGACGGAAAG TTCCTCAAAACAGGGCCTGTTGTTGGATTTGTGTACTGGGTCCCTGAACAACCTTTTTTGGCATTGTTCAGTCGGTTGAAGCTTCAAGGATAG
- the LOC108343417 gene encoding uncharacterized protein At4g38062, translated as MENVYAELDDARAEVEKLKAECRLKGQLFEGLKQDRAQEFLKFQESRKRVEEQARELDLKSEEIHELKKVLEELNSSLHEKEAHVARFSSENKRIQASSADRLVKLEESNRSLVLALDELRVRNESLEQNACANSKEILSLRAFLLAAEKKCSEAEEKVQHGAMLKGRDGVILQLEEENIRMQDKIKWRNEQFKHLEEAHEKLQVEFRLCKEEWEKERSALLEEMSSLQVRLDSQTRNVEGLQSRLEMCNHALAHEESKRKLLEAEISEFKTSFENFYTQCEEKNSEIQQSTILRNDEIAQLRNSLGEKEMVVRELDHKIVQLEHDNKELGDLLKELREAQINNGGANSVTSKLRNKLRRLEDVHKSCASILKSKESQWRDQLTKMEADIVTYKSVLTNKEQEIRKLQMKLENCYCTVEENHMGLLIFKSELVEAYSKSFSADSEKATFGVKGNENRILISTEQLKLEENSPKSMALQPSRLVEELEQYKKKLEESSEGELVLLEQLMQMEYTLHYERSAAFEALEKLELEITCKNDEISRLDYEVQDRESATATLKVSYEEIQGTIKEMEISLESKMENEQALKQANENLLCIVKDQERKTEDLLLQIGLLESCNAMKTKEVESCNTEKMKEVERCNQEKKGLIQIVEDKECCIKDLQKEIDVAYLKQESTENRLKVAIHAQLEAEQTLKQEKEIFLKIKDEKERTIEHFQELATTSEQDLLDALSFSFSKQVENWVEVSLLRDALKNAEYLAMLEIEEKNIRIVKLEEAFFHLKQEAEQLRALMDARKFENEKLMDKQQTMECVIAELKLENGNLLQEIMNLSTNREDMLAHFEDIFGKIGEFSCRDAQLVEMLGNLLNTSEGENETAMGSVVCDKSHESARDGTNGLHITPTTKKPEEIFDGRSPLREVNSLNM; from the coding sequence ATGGAAAATGTGTACGCCGAGTTGGATGATGCCAGAGCGGAGGTGGAGAAGCTCAAGGCTGAATGTCGACTCAAAGGTCAACTCTTTGAGGGTCTGAAGCAAGATCGTGCCCAAGAATTTCTCAAATTTCAGGAATCCAGGAAGCGGGTCGAGGAACAGGCGCGCGAGCTTGATCTCAAGTCTGAGGAGATCCATGAGCTGAAGAAAGTTCTAGAAGAATTGAACTCTAGTTTGCATGAAAAGGAAGCACACGTTGCGCGTTTTAGTTCGGAGAATAAAAGGATCCAAGCAAGTTCTGCTGATAGGTTGGTCAAATTGGAGGAGAGTAATAGATCGCTGGTGTTGGCTTTAGATGAATTAAGAGTAAGAAATGAGTCTCTGGAGCAGAATGCCTGTGCCAATAGTAAGGAAATTTTGAGTCTTAGGGCATTCTTGTTGGCCGCGGAGAAGAAGTGTTCCGAAGCAGAGGAAAAAGTGCAGCATGGTGCAATGCTGAAAGGGAGAGATGGTGTGATACTGCAATTGGAGGAAGAGAATATAAGAATGCAAGATAAGATTAAATGGAGGAATGAACAGTTTAAGCATCTTGAGGAAGCTCACGAAAAGCTTCAAGTTGAGTTCCGATTGTGCAAGGAGGAGTGGGAGAAGGAGAGATCTGCGTTGCTCGAGGAAATGTCTTCCTTGCAGGTTAGGTTGGATTCTCAGACAAGAAATGTGGAGGGGTTGCAATCCCGTTTGGAGATGTGTAACCATGCATTGGCTCATGAAGAGAGCAAGAGAAAACTCCTGGAGGCTGAAATATCCGAGTTTAAGACTAGTTTTGAGAATTTTTATACTCAGTGTGAGGAGAAGAACTCAGAGATTCAACAATCAACCATTTTGAGGAATGACGAGATAGCACAGCTGAGAAACTCATTAGGGGAGAAAGAGATGGTGGTGAGAGAACTGGATCATAAAATTGTTCAACTTGAACATGATAATAAGGAATTGGGAGATTTACTTAAAGAACTCAGGGAAGCTCAGATCAATAATGGTGGCGCAAATTCTGTGACATCAAAGCTCCGTAACAAGCTTAGACGGTTGGAAGATGTGCATAAAAGCTGTGCGTCAATTCTCAAGTCTAAAGAATCTCAATGGCGTGATCAATTGACAAAGATGGAAGCAGATATTGTTACATATAAGTCTGTACTGACCAATAAAGAACAGGAAATACGGAAGCTTCAGATGAAATTGGAAAATTGCTATTGTACCGTCGAAGAGAATCATATGGGACTTTTGATCTTTAAATCAGAACTTGTTGAGGCTTACTCCAAATCATTCAGTGCAGACTCTGAGAAAGCAACATTTGGTGTCAAAGGGAATGAAAATAGGATTCTAATTTCTACAGAGCAATTGAAACTGGAAGAAAATTCTCCGAAAAGTATGGCACTACAACCTTCTCGGCTGGTGGAAGAGCTTGAACAATACAAGAAAAAGCTTGAGGAATCATCTGAGGGTGAGCTCGTGTTGTTAGAGCAACTAATGCAGATGGAATATACACTACATTATGAAAGAAGTGCTGCTTTTGAGGCTCTGGAAAAGCTGGAACTTGAAATAACCTgtaaaaatgatgaaatatcTCGATTAGATTATGAGGTACAGGATAGGGAGTCTGCGACTGCAACCCTTAAAGTTTCCTATGAAGAAATTCAGGGAACTATTAAAGAGATGGAAATTTCCCTGGAATCAAAAATGGAGAATGAACAAGCCCTTAAGCAGGCCAATGAAAACCTTCTCTGTATTGTCAAGGATCAGGAGAGAAAAACTGAAGACCTTCTACTGCAGATTGGTTTATTGGAAAGTTGCAATGCAATGAAAACGAAGGAAGTGGAAAGTTGCAATACAGAGAAAATGAAGGAAGTGGAAAGATGCAATCAGGAGAAAAAGGGTCTTATCCAAATTGTAGAGGATAAGGAATGTTGCATAAAGGATCTACAGAAAGAAATAGACGTCGCCTACTTGAAACAAGAATCCACGGAAAACAGATTAAAAGTTGCAATTCATGCACAGCTGGAAGCAGAGCAAACCCTCAAACAggaaaaagagatttttttGAAGATTAAAGACGAGAAGGAACGAACTATAGAGCACTTTCAGGAGCTAGCTACGACATCAGAGCAAGATTTGTTAGATGCGCTCTCTTTTTCGTTCTCAAAACAAGTGGAAAACTGGGTTGAGGTCAGTTTGCTCAGGGATGCCTTAAAAAATGCAGAATATCTGGCAATgttagaaattgaagaaaagaacaTCCGAATAGTGAAATTAGAAGAAGCATTTTTCCATTTAAAACAAGAAGCTGAGCAGCTTCGAGCATTAATGGATGCCaggaagtttgaaaatgaaaagttgATGGATAAACAGCAGACCATGGAATGCGTAATAGCAGAGCTCAAGCTTGAGAACGGAAATTTGCTCCAAGAGATCATGAACTTATCAACAAATAGGGAAGATATGTTGGCACATTTTGAAGACATCTTTGGCAAAATTGGTGAGTTTTCTTGTCGGGATGCGCAATTAGTGGAGATGCTGGGCAATTTGTTGAATACTTCTGAAGGTGAAAATGAAACAGCAATGGGTTCAGTAGTTTGTGATAAGTCACACGAGTCTGCTAGAGATGGTACCAATGGTCTTCATATTACTCCCACAACCAAAAAACCTGAAGAAATTTTTGATGGACGATCGCCATTGAGAGAGGTTAATAGCCTGAATATGTAG